The following is a genomic window from Lysinibacillus sp. G4S2.
AGTATTTAAATTAAAGAGATTTGTTTTTTGTTTATAATCATATATATAAGGCTGCCAATTTTCACTGGTTTTAATTTTATGTTTTACTGGCCATAAAGAATCATCATCAGAAAAACGTAATAAATAATTAGAAGTAAACGCCCAAACATTCACTTTGTTTTTACTCCAAGTTCTTTCCAGCCATTCATTTATATCCCCAGTCAAAAATATCGAAGGATTATTTAACTCTTTTTCACTTTCAATTCGATGGTAATCTTTTATAAAATTGAATAACATCTCTGTCTGACCTTTTAAAAATGGGTTCTTTTTTATAAGATGGGCATAACAATCATATGAACAAGTCCTAAATTCATGCTCAGTGTTATATAAAAGAAAAAGTTCCTCTTTTTTTAAAAAACTTATAATAGAACGATGGATTTGCTTTTCATGTACATCGTAAATATCGACAAGCCATTCTTGAATAGCATCCTCATACTTTTCCAATTGATTTTTAAATTTTACTAACCTTTCTTCATTTAAGAATGTTTTTTGTTCCATCTCCTCAATATTCAAATATTGATTAAAGTATTCAAAAACATAATTCACACAAACACGTATATTTTCATTTTTGGAATCAATATCATATTCATTTATTTTATCTTCTCTTTTCCTTTTTGAAATGTATTCTTCAAGAGTAAACATTTCCATCCCATCCCTCTTTATTTCTTCCAAAACCCTATTTGGTACTTTTCTTAAGAACAGTTACACCGCACTATCTAAACTTTCATTTTTTCTTTAAAACTTAATCAAATAAGTGATTTTTGTTACGAGGCAAAATCTTCATCAAAGCACATATAACAATAGCCTGACTGGTCATATTTGAAAATTGCTTTCCTCTCCTCATTTAATCCTTCGGGGGTGATACTATACGCACGAACTCTTTGTAAATCAAATTCTTCATCGTAATAACGATAAACCATTAAAACATTCGACTTTTGAATCTTATTCTTTCGCAGAATCAATTTATTTAGATAATCTACCCTTTCAGCAGATTTAATGTATTGTATCCCTATAACATTATGTGGAATATAACCTTCTTCAGTTTGCGAAAATAGCTTTTCTATTGTTTCAACATCTTTTTTCGGGATACTCTCCCTCTCCAAATGTAAGGCAAGATATAAAAAATGTTCATCATCAAATCGGGCATCCCACTTCCACCAAGATAAATCCATTGGGCGGGAACGCCCTTCTGATTTATCAAACTTCGAATCTTCAATGAATGCATCGAAGCCAAGCATTTCTCCTAATTGGGCAAAAAAGTCAATCTCCCTTTTGGTGAACATAGAAACATTATGTAAATAGGATAAGTTCATTCTGCGGTAATTCCTTACATAACCCTCGAAAAATTGCATGAGATTGAAATAATATTTATCCATAAATACCTTCCTCTTTATATAAAAGAATACTAAGCGAAAATTCAAACTTCTATATTTTAATTCTATGTTATTATTTGATATTAGGAAAGTCTGCATAAAATTAATAAATTGCTCCTTTAAGCCCCTATTTAACAAGCACAACAAAAGCATTTTTCCCCTTTCATTGTTAAATGGAAGGAAAACCACTTCCACTAATCTAATTTATTTTCCGCTGATGTATATTCTTCATACATCTTATAATTTATCGCTTGAGCTTCTTTCTTAGGAATTAACATAAGGTCATAATTCCCTCCTCCAAGTTTTTGAATAACAATTTAAAATTTCGTATTGGCATTTCAGAAGTGATTCTCATTCCCTCCCCTACCTTTATATAATTCCATATCAGCTTTAAAGCCATAGTCAGTTTTGAAAAGTATTATCACAAACTATTTATACTTGACTTGATAATAACAGTTACCTCCGCCTGTGTTATATACAGCCCTGATGTAACCTATACCATTTTCATTATTTAGCGAAAAAAGTATGAACCTTTTCATACTTTTTCTGCATTTACCCCAAAAAATTGTGGAATAAGCATGATAAAATAAGAACTTTTATGAAATTATTTCGCAGATATTAAGATATAGTTATGTAACAAACACTATTTGAATTTTCATCATTAATGTAGTCAAGTTATTACATGAAACCAAATAAACTATTAAACGTAAATTTATTTAAGTAAAATGAAAAAGGTCAGTAACTATTTCGAGAATAAGAGATGAGTCATATGAAAGAATGGTGGTAACGAAAGAAAAACAAAACGAGAAAGAGTAAGAAGAGTGATAAAGATTACACCTTTTTAGATTTCATTTTTGATGTACTATCCTGTATACCAGGATTAGTTTTTTTACCCTTCAAATTAATCTTCTGGTTGCTTAGAGGCATAGGCAAATTCATTGGGGGCGTATTTGATTTTGTATAATATTAAATACATGCCCCTATTGAAAAAGGTACTGGTAACCCCCATACTTTGTTCCTGTTTAACTACATACGATACTAAGTGTTTGTTCAGTAAGAAGATTCTGGAACAGAGAAGGGAAAGTAAGTAACCTTAGAATAATTAAAAACTTATAAATTCATGTTTTATCCCTTAAAATGTCCATTTAGTACGAAGAATCTGGAACACCCTTTAAAATGTGTCTTTCAGTACGGAGATTTTGGAACACCCTTTGAAATGTGTCATTCAGTACGAAGAATCTGGAACACCCTTTAAAATGTGTCTTTTAGTACGGAGATTTTGGAACATCCTTTGAATCGTGTCTTTCAGTACGGAAATTTTGGAACACCCTTTTAAATAAAAATAAAGAGAACTAATAAAAAATTATAGTTCTCTTTTCTAACTTTTGTTCATGAATTAATTTAGTTCCTTAAGAAAAATATCCACTTTACTGATTATTTTAATTGTATCTACATGTTTACTATGTTCTTTCCATTCGCTATCTAACAATGTCTGTATAAGTGCTGACAAACTCTCCCTTGCTTCCATTGTCGGCAGTTTTCCTCTAATCAGATATTCGGTATAAACTAACACCTCTTGAATACTCTTTCTTGGAAGGTCTTCCTCAAATGGGTCGATATCGACTAAATCGGTTATATGCACACCCAATGAAAGAGCCAAATTCTTGATTATTGGATATGAAGGTGCACGTCTAATACCTTTTTCAAGTTTGTTGATATAGCCTGCATCCATTTTTGCCAGTTCGCCTAATTGCTTATAAGTGAGATTTCGGACTTGCCGATAGTGCTTGAGACGCTGAGAAAATGTCCTTGAAATCTCTCGGTTTCCTTTTACAGTCGTAGTATTTTCATTCATATACAGTTCCCCCTGTTTAATTTATCTAATCCACAATCGCATTAGAATTTCCAATAATGATGATTTCTAAAAAATAGAATCCTTTGTATTTAGAAACTTGCTATATTATAGATTTGGTTTGCAAATTTATTCGATAATATCAGAGAGAAAAAATAAGATGAAGCATAAAAACCTTTCACTTAAACCGTGGATTCATCAGATAAACTTTTTTTCTGTCATTCCCTATTCATTTCTATCCATCACAACAAGCTTACATACCCCTGCTTTAAGTAGAAGTTGCACATCTAAAAAAGCATCAACAAACTCAGACTCTTTATAAATTTCCTGTTCAAAAAAATTGACCTGTGCTTCATACGTAACAACGCTGATGGTTTTTAACATCTGATATTCAGTCACTCTTTATCCTCCTCTTGTACATCCAACATTTTTTCCCACTCGCAATCAATAGAAAAGCAATTCCATTTTGACTATAGACAAAAATAAAAAGACGCTGCATATAGTCATCGCTATATCCAACGTCTCATGTACATCTACTATGTTCAATTTTTGAATCTGCCAATCTAAAATAATTTAAATGCCTCATAAATTTCCTTTGCAAAAGAAACACCCCCCTTTGTGTATGGATTGAGTATACCACTTTAATCTATGTAAAGGCATTTTCTACTCATCAACAGATTCATTTCATAAAAAAAGATTCATTTTAGTATGGTTATTGACTATGAACCTTGCAACATTTTTCTTTTTCACATACTTTACATGATTCGGCCAATAAACAAATAGAAATGACAGACAAAAAAAATCGATACATAGGATGGTAGCACTGGTAAATTATTATTATTTCACCTGTGATTGGTCGGATATAGGGGTCAAGCATGGTTCGACATTTTTTATATTCACAGAATTCCAATTTCATTTTATTATAATGTCATAGTTAAAGGAGGTAATAAATTGGACCAATTAATCAACAATATTGAAACATTAAACTCTATCGAGATTCAAATAAAAAACTGGATTACTGACGCTATGAAAGGTTACCACACACCCAATAACACCACTAAGGAATGGATGAGTATTAAAGAAGCCTGTGACTATATTGGTGTTGCTCACAACACGTTCATGAAA
Proteins encoded in this region:
- a CDS encoding helix-turn-helix transcriptional regulator; this encodes MNENTTTVKGNREISRTFSQRLKHYRQVRNLTYKQLGELAKMDAGYINKLEKGIRRAPSYPIIKNLALSLGVHITDLVDIDPFEEDLPRKSIQEVLVYTEYLIRGKLPTMEARESLSALIQTLLDSEWKEHSKHVDTIKIISKVDIFLKELN
- a CDS encoding helix-turn-helix domain-containing protein, whose amino-acid sequence is MDQLINNIETLNSIEIQIKNWITDAMKGYHTPNNTTKEWMSIKEACDYIGVAHNTFMKYREMGLKVCEIEGVKRVSKSEIDNFLNKFSC